A window from Cryptomeria japonica chromosome 1, Sugi_1.0, whole genome shotgun sequence encodes these proteins:
- the LOC131856392 gene encoding putative receptor protein kinase ZmPK1 translates to MEDSTDWFKGCRLIQKLSCAPNNAHFLRLPYTDYYGFAYATTGSGECSPKYLLTSGLQSPRVTRNMYIKISASDSSAKNISSMLMLMRSGSSQCSLEPQVQQQNTLSGVSKKRRKIVCIALGWGFLFRIFRSPSVHNYQGYSVVPGGLRRFKFSELGRATKNFKDSVGKGGFESVYKGLLLPKNKLVAVKRLEGVSQGEDEFRAELSMIGRVNHINLVQMLGFCAEGDQRLLVYEYVEKGSLDNYLFTHDSSRVLDWTNQFQIAVDTARGLAYLHKECLEWIFHCDIKPENILLDEHFHAKVSDFGLSKLVDKEHENDKEISALAFSKIRGTRGYLAPEWTMNLPITAKADICSFGILLLELLSGRKGAEFNVSGSNFVQWAFDSVRENRWTDNLVDPKLLGRDMEWKSKVEMERVLKTALLCIKQDKNKMPSMSRVVEILMLPISINDNGVHVEIDTEI, encoded by the exons ATGGAAGACTCAACAGACTGGTTCAAAGGATGCCGGCTCATTCAAAAACTCTCCTGCGCCCCAAATAATGCTCATTTTCTCCGGCTTCCTTACACAGATTATTATG GCTTTGCTTACGCAACTACTGGCTCAGGAGAATGCTCCCCAAAGTACCTTCTTACCAGCGGATTGCAATCTCCCAGGGTAACCCGCAACATGTACATCAAAATATCTGCCAGCGATTCTTCAGCGAAAAATATCTCATCTATGTTGATGTTGATGCGATCGGGCTCATCGCAATGTTCGCTTGAACCCCAAGTGCAGCAGCAAAATACTTTGTCTGGCGTTTCAAAGAAAAGAAGAA AGATTGTTTGCATAGCACTCGGATGGGGATTTCTCTTCCGGATATTTCGCAGTCCTAGTGTCCATAATTATCAAGGTTACTCTGTCGTTCCTGGAGGACTTAGAAGGTTCAAGTTTTCGGAGCTTGGACGAGCGACTAAAAATTTCAAGGACAGCGTGGGGAAGGGAGGATTTGAGAGTGTGTACAAAGGCCTCCTCCTCCCCAAAAATAAATTGGTGGCTGTGAAGCGATTGGAAGGAGTGTCTCAAGGAGAAGATGAATTCCGGGCAGAGCTGAGCATGATTGGGCGAGTGAATCACATAAATTTGGTTCAAATGCTTGGGTTTTGTGCGGAGGGAGATCAGAGGTTATTAGTTTATGAGTATGTTGAGAAGGGTTCTCTGGATAATTACCTATTTACCCACGACAGCTCAAGAGTTCTAGACTGGACCAACCAATTTCAAATTGCAGTGGACACGGCGAGAGGGCTGGCTTATCTGCACAAGGAGTGCCTTGAATGGATTTTCCACTGCGACATCAAACCAGAGAATATTCTTCTAGATGAGCACTTTCATGCAAAAGTTTCAGATTTTGGCTTGTCAAAGCTGGTAGACAAGGAGCATGAAAATGACAAGGAAATTAGCGCTCTCGCCTTCTCTAAAATACGAGGGACGCGAGGGTATCTGGCTCCCGAATGGACAATGAACCTTCCAATCACAGCCAAGGCAGACATTTGCAGTTTCGGCATTCTTCTCTTGGAATTGCTTAGCGGGCGGAAGGGTGCGGAATTTAATGTGTCTGGGAGTAATTTTGTGCAATGGGCTTTTGACAGTGTTAGAGAAAATAGATGGACGGACAACTTGGTTGACCCAAAATTATTAGGGAGAGATATGGAGTGGAAATCAAAGGTGGAAATGGAAAGGGTGTTGAAAACAGCATTGTTATGCATTAAGCAGGACAAGAATAAGATGCCTTCCATGAGTCGGGTGGTTGAAATATTGATGCTCCCGATAAGCATAAACGACAACGGTGTACACGTGGAAATAGATACTGAGATATAG